The Breoghania sp. L-A4 sequence CTCCAAAATCTATGTCTACCCTGAGGAAATGGTCTGCCTGTGGGCGTCCAAACGGACGCGGCGTCCGGTGAAATGGGTGTCGGACCGCACCGAAGCCTTCCTCACCGACGCGCACGGCCGCGACCACACCAGCAGCGCGGAAATGGCGTTTGACGCCAACAACAAGATCCTCGGGCTGCGGGTCAAGACGACGGCGAATTTCGGCGCCTACATGTCGCTGTTCTCCTCCGCCGTGCCCACCTATCTCTATGCGACGCTGCTGTCGGGTCAGTACGACATCCCGGCGATCCACGCCAACGTGAAGGCGGTCTACACCAACACCACGCCGGTGGATGCCTATCGCGGCGCGGGACGGCCCGAGGCCACGTTCCTGCTGGAGCGGATGATGGAGATCTCCGCCCGCGAGCAGGGGCTGGATCCGATTGAGCTGCGGCGCAAGAACTTCATCCGCGAGTTCCCGCATCAGACGCCCGTCATCATGTGCTACGACGCGGGCGACTACGAGGCCTCGGTGAGCGCGGCCACCGCCGCCATCGACTACGCGGGCTTTCCGGCGCGCAAGGCGGAAGCCGCCCGCCGCGGCAAGCTGCGCGGCATCGGCGTCTCCTGCTACATCGAGGCTTGCGGCATCGCGCCCAGCCAGGCGGTGGGCTCGCTCGGCGCCGGTGTGGGGCTGTGGGAATCCGCCGAGGTGCGGGTCAACCCGATCGGCACCATCGAGGTTCTGACCGGCTCGCACAGCCACGGCCAGGGCCATGAGACGACGTTCGCGCAGGTGGTCTCGGACCGTCTCGGCGTCGGCGTCGACACCGTGCAGATCGTCCACGGCGACACCGACAAGGTGCAGTTCGGCATGGGCACCTACGGCTCGCGCTCCGGCGCGGTCGGCATGTCGGCCATCGTCAAGGCGCTCGACAAGGTCGAGGCCAAGGCGAAGAAGATCGCCGCTCACCTGATGGAGGCGGCGGAGGCCGACATCGTCATCGAGGGCGGCGAGTTCAAGGTGGCGGGCACCGACAAGAAGCTGTCGATGACCGAGGTCTCGCTGGCCGCCTACACGGCGCACAATCTGCCCGAGGGCATGGAGCCGGGGCTGAAGGAAGGGGCGTTCTACGATCCCACCAACTTCACCTTCCCGGCCGGCTGCTACATCTGTGAGGTCGAGGTCGATCCGGACACCGGCAAGACACAGATCGTCAACTTCGTGGCGGCCGACGACTTCGGCAAGGTCATCAATCCGATGATCGTCGAGGGGCAGGTGCACGGCGGCCTGGCGCAGGGCATCGGTCAGGCCTTGCTGGAAGGCTGTGTCTATGACGGCGAGAGCGGTCAGCTGACCACCGCGTCCTACATGGACTACTGCATGCCGCGCGCCGACGATCTGCCGTCGTTCAACGTGATGACCACCGAAACCCTGTGCCCGGGCAACCCGCTCGGCATCAAGGGCTGCGGCGAGGCCGGCGCCATCGGCTCGCCTCCGGCGCTCATCAACGCGTTGACCGATGCGCTGGGGTCCGAGGATCTGCCCATGCCGGCGACGGCGGAGAAGGTCTGGCGTCTGGCGCAAACGGGTCTGCAGCAGGCGGCGGAATAACGGTTGCGGGCCGTCACCCGTGCGGGTGGACGGCCGGAAACACTGAAGGCGCGGGCGCGCCTGCCGGAGGTCCCGGTTTCAGGCATGCCCGCGCACTCGAAGCGATCCAATGCGGTTTGCTCCGAGACGGCCGATATGCGGTGGCACAGCGTGTTCCGCAGCGCGCCGCGGAGCGAAATGGGAAGGAATGACGGATGTACGAGACACACTACCACCGGGCAGGCTCGCTGGCGGACGCGGCAGGCCTGCTCGCGCAGAGCGATGATCCGAAGATCCTCGCAGGCGGCCAGACCCTGATCCCCACCATGAAGCAGCGTCTGGCGGCGCCGTCGGACCTGGTCGATATCTCTCGCATCGAAGAGTTGCGCGGCATCGAGAAGGTGGGCAACGCCTATGTTATCGGCGCTGGCGTGCGGCACGCGGAAGTCGCCACCAATCCCAGCATCAAGGGTGACATTCCGGGCCTCGCGGCGCTTGCCGGGATGATCGGCGATCCGCATGTGCGCCACTCGGGCACCATCGGCGGATCGGTCGCCAACAACGACCCGGCCGCGGACTATCCCGCCGCTCTGCTGGGGCTCGATGCGACCGTCATCACCACGAAGCGCGAGATCGCGGCCGGGGATTTCTTCACCGGCATGTTCGAAACCGCGC is a genomic window containing:
- a CDS encoding xanthine dehydrogenase family protein molybdopterin-binding subunit, whose translation is MGAEGIGARVIRKEDKRFITGHGKYTDDMTLPRMAQAAFVRSPHAHAKVRSIDSEAALAMPGVEAVLTGADLAGDAIGNLICGWMIHSKDGTPMKMGAWSALAADVVRFVGQSVAVVIADTQAQARDAAEAVVVDWEVLPAVVTTAHALAPGAPQLHPEAEGNLIYDWEIGDETATDAAFQGAAHVTKLDLTNNRLIPNPMEPRAAVADYDVAEEHFTLWTTSQNPHAARLILSAFYNIAPEHKLRVIAPDVGGGFGSKIYVYPEEMVCLWASKRTRRPVKWVSDRTEAFLTDAHGRDHTSSAEMAFDANNKILGLRVKTTANFGAYMSLFSSAVPTYLYATLLSGQYDIPAIHANVKAVYTNTTPVDAYRGAGRPEATFLLERMMEISAREQGLDPIELRRKNFIREFPHQTPVIMCYDAGDYEASVSAATAAIDYAGFPARKAEAARRGKLRGIGVSCYIEACGIAPSQAVGSLGAGVGLWESAEVRVNPIGTIEVLTGSHSHGQGHETTFAQVVSDRLGVGVDTVQIVHGDTDKVQFGMGTYGSRSGAVGMSAIVKALDKVEAKAKKIAAHLMEAAEADIVIEGGEFKVAGTDKKLSMTEVSLAAYTAHNLPEGMEPGLKEGAFYDPTNFTFPAGCYICEVEVDPDTGKTQIVNFVAADDFGKVINPMIVEGQVHGGLAQGIGQALLEGCVYDGESGQLTTASYMDYCMPRADDLPSFNVMTTETLCPGNPLGIKGCGEAGAIGSPPALINALTDALGSEDLPMPATAEKVWRLAQTGLQQAAE
- a CDS encoding xanthine dehydrogenase family protein subunit M — protein: MYETHYHRAGSLADAAGLLAQSDDPKILAGGQTLIPTMKQRLAAPSDLVDISRIEELRGIEKVGNAYVIGAGVRHAEVATNPSIKGDIPGLAALAGMIGDPHVRHSGTIGGSVANNDPAADYPAALLGLDATVITTKREIAAGDFFTGMFETALDDDEIITHVRIPVPQTSAYCKFPNPASRYAMAGVFVAKTADGSPRVAVTGAGADGVFRATAMEQALASNWSPDAVAGITVDASGLLGDIHGSAEYRSNLVTVMAKRAVAAA